One Actinomycetota bacterium genomic region harbors:
- a CDS encoding TIGR04222 domain-containing membrane protein, translated as MSGCAAAAWCQRPSSATATGATALWFVPLLALGVARAAAGSANGRPVGFLVVLLAVTVAVAAVLCLRVPHATELGRRTLRRLRAETRRPTFGASPAELGMATALFGVGVLWSSDVETAAAQRLPR; from the coding sequence GTGAGCGGCTGCGCCGCGGCGGCCTGGTGCCAACGCCCGAGCAGCGCAACCGCTACCGGGGCCACGGCCCTGTGGTTCGTGCCGCTGCTGGCCCTGGGCGTGGCCCGGGCGGCCGCCGGGTCGGCCAACGGCCGCCCGGTCGGGTTCCTGGTGGTCCTGCTGGCCGTCACCGTGGCCGTCGCGGCCGTGCTCTGCCTGCGGGTGCCCCACGCCACCGAGCTCGGCCGGCGCACCCTGCGGCGGCTGCGGGCCGAGACCCGGCGGCCGACCTTCGGCGCCTCCCCGGCCGAGCTGGGCATGGCCACGGCCCTGTTCGGGGTCGGCGTCCTGTGGTCGTCCGACGTCGAGACCGCCGCCGCCCAGCGGCTGCCGCGC